One stretch of Euphorbia lathyris chromosome 7, ddEupLath1.1, whole genome shotgun sequence DNA includes these proteins:
- the LOC136201047 gene encoding eukaryotic translation initiation factor 2 subunit beta translates to MADENSNDMKEEVAELAPFDPTKKKKKKKTTVIVEDTDDSIDAVTEKTESLSVTDGVASTFAGLKKKKKKQVETSILDEESVDVGGDLDDHGGDDEGEGIVLQQQLYPWEGSDRDYKYEELLGRVFNILRENNPELAGDRRRTVMRPPQVLREGTKKTVFVNFMDLCKTMHRQPDHVMAFLLAELGTSGSLDGQQRLVVKGRFAPKNFEGILRRYINEYVICLGCKSPDTILSKENRLFFLRCEKCGSGRSVAPIKAGFVARVGRRNAGT, encoded by the exons ATGGCAGACGAAAACTCTAATGATATGAAGGAGGAGGTGGCAGAA CTTGCCCCCTTTGATCCTaccaaaaagaagaagaagaagaagactacTGTCATAGTGGAAGACACAGATGATTCCATAGATGCAGTAACTGAGAAAACTGAATCCTTATCAG TCACCGATGGAGTTGCTAGTACATTTGCTGgtttgaaaaagaagaagaagaagcaa GTAGAAACCAGTATTTTGGATGAAGAAAGTGTTGACGTTGGGGGAGATTTGGATG ATCATGGAGGAGATGATGAGGGAGAAGGTATTGTGCTGCAACAGCAGCTATATCCATGGGAAGGGAGTGACCGTGATTATAAATACGAGGAG CTTCTTGGTAGGGTCTTCAACATTTTGCGTGAGAACAATCCGGAGCTTGCTGGAGATAGGCGAAGAACTGTTATGAGACCTCCACAGGTTCTTCGAGAAGGGACAAAGAAAACTGTTTTTGTGAATTTCATGGATCTTTGCAAAAC AATGCATCGGCAACCAGACCATGTGATGGCCTTTCTACTTGCTGAGCTGGGAACAAGTGGGTCACTAGATGGACAACAAAGGCTAGTTGTGAAGGGGAGATTTGCCCCCAAAAATTTTGAGGGGATTCTGCGTCGATATATCA ATGAGTATGTCATTTGCCTTGGTTGCAAAAGTCCAGACACTATACTTTCAAAGGAGAATCGTCTCTTTTTCCTCAGATGTGAGAAG TGTGGTTCTGGGCGATCAGTTGCACCGATCAAAGCTGGTTTCGTTGCCCGAGTTGGCCGTAGAAACGCAGGGACATGA